The sequence below is a genomic window from Cedecea neteri.
CGCAGATCTGGGATGAACTACGCCGTCGCGTGGGGGATGCCTCGCGTCAATTCCCGCCGGGCGTCGTTCCCCCTTTTGTGAATGACGATTTCGGTGATGTATTCGGCTTTTTCTTCTCGATTTCCGGTGATGAATTCAGTAACCCCGAACTCGTTCGCTACGCCGAGCAGTTGCGTCGCGAATTGATTCTTGTACCCGGAGTCGCTAAGGTCGCCATCGGTGGGGCCATCGGCCAGCAGATCAATATTGATATCTCTCTGGTCAAGATGGCCGCGCGCGGTATTACACTGAATACGCTTTCCACTCAGCTCAGCCGGCTTAACGTCGTTTCCAGCGCCGGAGAAATGACTTCCGGCACCGAATCTATTCGCCTGCACCCCTCCGGTGAGTTCGAAAACCTTGACGAAACTGGCGGATCTCGTCATCACGCCTTCTGGCACCGGGGCGGCTACGCGGCTGAGGGATATCGCCACGCTGTCGCGCGGGCTTAACGAATCGCCAGCCAGTATCTACCATGCTAACGGCAGAAAAGCCGTCACCATGGGCGTCTCATTTATTCCCGGCGTGAACGTTATCGACGTGGGCCATGCGCTGGAGGCGAAGCTAAACCATATGTCGGCGGAGAAACCGGCAGGTATACACATAGACACGTTTTACGATCAGGCCGCCGAAGTGGGGCACTCTGTTAACGGTTTTATCATTAACTTCCTGATGGCGCTGGCGATTGTGATCGGCGTGCTGCTGATCTTTATGGGTGTACGGAGCGGGATCATCATTGCCTTCTCCCTGGCGCTTAACGTGCTGGGTACATTGTTGATCATGTATCTATGGGGGATTGAACTGCAGCGCATCTCGCTCGGAGCGCTGATTATCGCCCTTAGTATGCTGGTAGATAATGCCATCGTGATTGTTGAAGGAGTACTCATTGCCCGACAGCAAGGCTCACCGCTGCTGACCGCCGTCAACTACATCATCCGTCGTTCTGCCCTGCCGCTGCTGGGGGCGACGGTAATCGCCATTCTGGCGTTTGCGCCGATCGGGCTGTCGCAGGATTCCACCGGGGAGTACTGTAAATCGCTATTCCAGGTACTGCTGATTTCACTGATGCTGAGCTGGTTCTCCGCGCTCACCATCACGCCGGTGCTGATTAAATGGTGGTTGTTCAAAAAACACGATTCACCTGAAAAAACAGACAAGTCAGATCCTTACGACAAACGTCTCTATCGCCTCTATCAGCAACTGCTTAATGCATTGTTGCACAATAAAACGACGACACTCATGGTGATGGCTGCACTGCTGGCAGCGTCTATTTGGGGTTTCAGCGCCGTACGACAAAACTTTTTCCCGTCGTCCAATACACCGATTTTCTTTGTCGACCTCTGGTTGCCCTACGGCACCAATATCAAGTGGACCGAGAAAATGACCAGCGATATCGAAACGACGATTAACGACCAGCCTGGCGTGGAAACCACCGTCTCAACCATTGGTCAGGGGAGCATGAGGTTTATTTTGACCTACAGTGGGCAGCGGCAGTACAGCAACTATGCGCAGATCATGGTGAGAATGGATGACCAGCGCAACATATCCGCCTTAACCCGACACGTAGATGAGTACATCTCGCGAAACTATCCCCAGGTAAACGCCAGCACAACACGGGTGATGTTTGGCCCCTCTGGTGACAGTGCCATTGAAGTACGAATTAAAGGGCCCGATCCAGACCGGCTGCGTTTGATTGCCAGCCAGGTAGACGACATCCTCGCGCGCGACCCGGCCACGGGCAGCGTCAGGAACGACTGGCAAAACCGTAGCAAAGTGATCCGCCCGCAATTCATTGCCGCACTGGGCCGTGAGCTTGGCGTTGATAAACAGGATGTTGATAACGCCCTGGAGATGAATTTCTCCGGCAGTCGGGTGGGATTGTATCGTGAAGGCAGTGACCTCCTGCCAGTGGTGGTGCGTCCCCCGGAGAGCGAACGGCTGGATGCCAATCACCTGAACAACGTGCTGGTATGGAGCCAGACACGGCAGCAGTATATTCCCCTGAGTAATGTCGTCAGCAGTTTCTCACTGGAGTGGGAAGATCCGCTCATTCTTCGCCGCGACCGCTCTCGGGTACTAACGGTTCAGAGCGACCCGGATCCGCTGAGTCAGCAAACCTCTGGCGATATTCTCGCCCGCGTGAAACCTCAAATTGATGCCCTCACCTTGCCACAGGGCTACAGCATTGAGTGGGGAGGTGACGCGGAGAACTCCAGCGAAGCTCAGCAAGGGCTGTTCACTACGCTGCCTCTGGGATATCTGGTGATGTTTGTGATAACGGTTCTTATGTTCAGCTCAGTAAAAAACGCCGTAGCTATCTGGCTGACCGTACCGCTGGCGTTGATTGGCGTCACGCCAGGATTCTTGATTACCGACATCCCCTTTGGCTTTATGGCGCTGATTGGCCTGCTCAGCCTGAGTGGAATGTTGATTCGCAATGGTATCGTATTGGTGGAAGAGATCGAACAGCAGAAAATGCAAAAGGACCAGCACAGTGCGATCATTTATGCCGCCACTTCGCGCCTGCGCCCTATCCTGCTCACCGCATTTACTACGGTACTTGGACTGGCGCCGCTGTTACTGGATGTTTTCTTCCAGAGTATGGCCGTTGTCATTATGTTTGGACTTGGATTTGCCACGATCCTGACACTATTGGTACTCCCCGTGATTTATGCGTCTTTTCATCGTAAGGACGAAACCAGACAACAATGAATGCGACAGGGCTGAACATTATCAAGACGCTGGGCTGTATGACGGCAGTCACCTTCTACACCATCTATAATACCTGGGATCATTATGATTATGACTATCACTGGATCCTCGGTTTTTTAACCTTTATTTCGACGATTGCCACACCTCTGTTTTTTGTGGTTGCAGGCTATCTGGACGGACAATCCCGGCACGACACTCGCTGGCAACTGGATAAAATTAAAAGTCTGGTGATCGTTTTCCTGTTCTGGGTCACTATCTATTATCTGTGGGAGCCTTATCAGCGTGGATATTTGATCCAACCATGGTTTGTATTCGCTTTTGTTGTGATTTACACCTTCCATCCGGCAGTGGAGTGGCTCAGCAAGCGGCGGGCGCTGTTCTGCAGCGTAATTGCCGGCCTGCTGCTCTTCTCCTACGGATATGATTTGCTTGCAGCGCTCTACCCAGCCCCCCATATTCTTTCGCTTTCTCCGCAGTATCGCCTGTGGACGTGGTTACTGTTTTACCTGACAGGGCAGCTTTTCTGCGATCCAAAAATCGCCGAGTGGATAAGCCGCAGGAATGTTGTCAAGGCAGCAGCGGTCGCCATTCCATTTATTTATCTCTTCACATGGTTTTACGAGCGCCACTTCTTTTTTGCCCTCTTCAAGGCTGACAGAAACGCCTTTATTCTCACCGGCTCGCAAATCTACATTTTGATCATCGCGCTGGTGATTGCGGCGAACGGAGTTCGCTTTCGCCGCAATGCCGAATTTAAGGAGTCCATTCTGGCCAGCATCAGCAAAACGATGACTGGCGTATATATTATGCACTATTCGGTGTTTCATCTGCTGACGGTGCTGATACCAGTAACGTCTCTCGGCATGAAGCTGCTGTTGATTGTGCTCACTTTCGTCACCTCAGTTATGTTCTCCATGCTGGTTCTCTCTAATACAGTGGCAAAAAAGGTCATTACACTTTGAAAGGATAAAGAACATATCACCGTTGATATAAGGAGCGGGTTTGGAAAGGATTATTTTGGAAACAGGGACTCCACGCCGGTTTGCGGATCATCAAGCCGGTTCATCTGCCCCCATGTCATGACGGCGCCGCCGTGTGCCACAAAGTGCTGCACCACATCTTTTTCACTGTCCGTCAGAGAATCACAAAGAGCGGCCAACTGCTGCTCTGCAGTGGCCTTTCCTTTCCGGGCCATAAGACGCTGATGCCATCCTCCGGCAATAATCTTGACGATCGGAAACGAAATAATAAATGCAAACAGCGTCAGGACAGAGTCATGAAGGACCAGATAGCAGCTCATCCCGGCGAGTCCGGCGACAAATATGGCGACATTAATGCTGAAATCCTTCTCCGCATAAACACTGTCGAACAGTTTTCCGAGAAATTCGGTCATTACTTCACTCCCTGCTTGCTATGTCGATAGCTTTAAAGGCGCAAACCAAGTTGATGAATTGATGAACTGAATTCTCGCTCAACATAAGTTAAATTAGTGAGCCGCGGATGTTTTATAACCAGCTTCAATCTTGCCCTGCGTTACCCGTTCTTTTAGCTGCGTATTCGTCACGCGGCGCACTTAGCGCCGCATCCATGCCCTCAGCCATGTAAAACCCAAAAAAAATCCCCTTCAATGAGGGGATTTTTACACCTTGGGGCGGCTATTGGTACGCCGTGACCGCTGGCAACTTAGGGCTGTTTTTTCCAGAGCGAATCCGCTGACTCGCCCTCTCTAATGTCTTTCCATTCTTTAACAGGCTCATCAGGCTCGCCTTTATCTTTAGATACTGCTTCGCAAATTTTGCGTAGATATTCGTTATTTTTGAATGACACCATAATCAACTCAAAAAGCACTCGAACCAAAATCAAAGATAATGCAAATCCAATAGTTATCCCGCCGCTACCCTGGACCCATCCAACAACACTACCAATAATTAATAAAATTGTTGTTAACCAGTACACCACAGTGATTATTTTTGGTGTAATTAATGATTCAAACGTTGCGAAATTCTTAAATCCGTTTTGACTCATATCAATTCCCTACCTTGCTCCTGTTGACTCTACAATATTTCCCGGTAAATGCTCTCATATTGTACCAGTACCCCGAGTGTTATTATAGCTTCAGCGGCCTATCCTTGTACGGCTTGACCGTCCTTCACTACAGACTGCCGGTCAGGAAATTACGACAGGTATTATTGTTAATAGGCCAGCCTTTAGCCCGAGGCATACTGAATTCTTCCTCGATCCTCTTGGTATGAAACTTGTTCAAATACTCTGCATCCGCATTATTGGCGATCTCAAGTACACTGCTATAGTGAAAGTAAT
It includes:
- a CDS encoding acyltransferase, which translates into the protein MNATGLNIIKTLGCMTAVTFYTIYNTWDHYDYDYHWILGFLTFISTIATPLFFVVAGYLDGQSRHDTRWQLDKIKSLVIVFLFWVTIYYLWEPYQRGYLIQPWFVFAFVVIYTFHPAVEWLSKRRALFCSVIAGLLLFSYGYDLLAALYPAPHILSLSPQYRLWTWLLFYLTGQLFCDPKIAEWISRRNVVKAAAVAIPFIYLFTWFYERHFFFALFKADRNAFILTGSQIYILIIALVIAANGVRFRRNAEFKESILASISKTMTGVYIMHYSVFHLLTVLIPVTSLGMKLLLIVLTFVTSVMFSMLVLSNTVAKKVITL
- a CDS encoding DUF4282 domain-containing protein; the protein is MSQNGFKNFATFESLITPKIITVVYWLTTILLIIGSVVGWVQGSGGITIGFALSLILVRVLFELIMVSFKNNEYLRKICEAVSKDKGEPDEPVKEWKDIREGESADSLWKKQP